In one window of Xiphophorus hellerii strain 12219 chromosome 23, Xiphophorus_hellerii-4.1, whole genome shotgun sequence DNA:
- the cltb gene encoding clathrin light chain B isoform X3 — MADNGAHLAEEDPAAAFLAQQESEIAGIENDGEGFGALEGADDVPPSQTANYDFEEEPATVNGDLFQESNGPTDSYAAIAQVDIQRQEPESLRKWKEEQKARLEALDSASKAAEAEWREKAKKELEDWHVHQNEQMEKNKTNNRLCPSLARASEEAFLAETDGDSPGSEWERVARLCDFNPKTSKQAKDVSRMRSVLISLKQTPLVR, encoded by the exons ATGGCCGACAACGGGGCGCACCTGGCCGAGGAGGATCCTGCGGCGGCTTTCCTGGCCCAACAGGAAAGTGAGATTGCGGGGATCGAGAACGACGGAGAAGGGTTCGGGGCGCTGGAAGGAGCGGACGACGTGCCGCCTTCTCAGACAGCAAACTAT GACTTTGAAGAGGAGCCTGCCACGGTGAACGGAGACCTGTTCCAG GAGTCTAATGGCCCAACAGACAGCTATGCAGCCATTGCCCAGGTGGACATTCAGAGGCAGGAACCAGAAAGTTTGCGCAAGTGGAAGGAGGAGCAGAAGGCTCGCCTCGAAGCATTAG ACTCAGCTTCCAAGGCAGCGGAGGCAGAGTGGAGAGAGAAGGCCAAGAAGGAGCTGGAGGACTGGCATGTCCACCAAAACGAGCAGATGGAGAAGAATAAGACCAACAACAG ACTCTGTCCAAGTCTGGCACG AGCGTCCGAGGAGGCCTTCCTGGCGGAGACCGACGGCGACAGCCCGGGATCCGAGTGGGAACGAGTGGCGCGCCTGTGCGACTTCAATCCCAAAACCAGCAAGCAGGCGAAGGATGTTTCCCGAATGCGCTCCGTTCTCATCTCTCTAAAACAGACACCTTTAGTCCGCTAA
- the cltb gene encoding clathrin light chain B isoform X1, with protein sequence MADNGAHLAEEDPAAAFLAQQESEIAGIENDGEGFGALEGADDVPPSQTANYDFEEEPATVNGDLFQESNGPTDSYAAIAQVDIQRQEPESLRKWKEEQKARLEALDSASKAAEAEWREKAKKELEDWHVHQNEQMEKNKTNNRIADKAFYKQPNSDVIGFVASEEAFLAETDGDSPGSEWERVARLCDFNPKTSKQAKDVSRMRSVLISLKQTPLVR encoded by the exons ATGGCCGACAACGGGGCGCACCTGGCCGAGGAGGATCCTGCGGCGGCTTTCCTGGCCCAACAGGAAAGTGAGATTGCGGGGATCGAGAACGACGGAGAAGGGTTCGGGGCGCTGGAAGGAGCGGACGACGTGCCGCCTTCTCAGACAGCAAACTAT GACTTTGAAGAGGAGCCTGCCACGGTGAACGGAGACCTGTTCCAG GAGTCTAATGGCCCAACAGACAGCTATGCAGCCATTGCCCAGGTGGACATTCAGAGGCAGGAACCAGAAAGTTTGCGCAAGTGGAAGGAGGAGCAGAAGGCTCGCCTCGAAGCATTAG ACTCAGCTTCCAAGGCAGCGGAGGCAGAGTGGAGAGAGAAGGCCAAGAAGGAGCTGGAGGACTGGCATGTCCACCAAAACGAGCAGATGGAGAAGAATAAGACCAACAACAG GATTGCTGACAAGGCTTTCTACAAACAGCCCAACTCTGATGTTATAGGCTTTGT AGCGTCCGAGGAGGCCTTCCTGGCGGAGACCGACGGCGACAGCCCGGGATCCGAGTGGGAACGAGTGGCGCGCCTGTGCGACTTCAATCCCAAAACCAGCAAGCAGGCGAAGGATGTTTCCCGAATGCGCTCCGTTCTCATCTCTCTAAAACAGACACCTTTAGTCCGCTAA
- the cltb gene encoding clathrin light chain B isoform X2, with the protein MADNGAHLAEEDPAAAFLAQQESEIAGIENDGEGFGALEGADDVPPSQTANYEEPATVNGDLFQESNGPTDSYAAIAQVDIQRQEPESLRKWKEEQKARLEALDSASKAAEAEWREKAKKELEDWHVHQNEQMEKNKTNNRIADKAFYKQPNSDVIGFVASEEAFLAETDGDSPGSEWERVARLCDFNPKTSKQAKDVSRMRSVLISLKQTPLVR; encoded by the exons ATGGCCGACAACGGGGCGCACCTGGCCGAGGAGGATCCTGCGGCGGCTTTCCTGGCCCAACAGGAAAGTGAGATTGCGGGGATCGAGAACGACGGAGAAGGGTTCGGGGCGCTGGAAGGAGCGGACGACGTGCCGCCTTCTCAGACAGCAAACTATG AGGAGCCTGCCACGGTGAACGGAGACCTGTTCCAG GAGTCTAATGGCCCAACAGACAGCTATGCAGCCATTGCCCAGGTGGACATTCAGAGGCAGGAACCAGAAAGTTTGCGCAAGTGGAAGGAGGAGCAGAAGGCTCGCCTCGAAGCATTAG ACTCAGCTTCCAAGGCAGCGGAGGCAGAGTGGAGAGAGAAGGCCAAGAAGGAGCTGGAGGACTGGCATGTCCACCAAAACGAGCAGATGGAGAAGAATAAGACCAACAACAG GATTGCTGACAAGGCTTTCTACAAACAGCCCAACTCTGATGTTATAGGCTTTGT AGCGTCCGAGGAGGCCTTCCTGGCGGAGACCGACGGCGACAGCCCGGGATCCGAGTGGGAACGAGTGGCGCGCCTGTGCGACTTCAATCCCAAAACCAGCAAGCAGGCGAAGGATGTTTCCCGAATGCGCTCCGTTCTCATCTCTCTAAAACAGACACCTTTAGTCCGCTAA
- the cltb gene encoding clathrin light chain B isoform X4, which produces MADNGAHLAEEDPAAAFLAQQESEIAGIENDGEGFGALEGADDVPPSQTANYDFEEEPATVNGDLFQESNGPTDSYAAIAQVDIQRQEPESLRKWKEEQKARLEALDSASKAAEAEWREKAKKELEDWHVHQNEQMEKNKTNNRASEEAFLAETDGDSPGSEWERVARLCDFNPKTSKQAKDVSRMRSVLISLKQTPLVR; this is translated from the exons ATGGCCGACAACGGGGCGCACCTGGCCGAGGAGGATCCTGCGGCGGCTTTCCTGGCCCAACAGGAAAGTGAGATTGCGGGGATCGAGAACGACGGAGAAGGGTTCGGGGCGCTGGAAGGAGCGGACGACGTGCCGCCTTCTCAGACAGCAAACTAT GACTTTGAAGAGGAGCCTGCCACGGTGAACGGAGACCTGTTCCAG GAGTCTAATGGCCCAACAGACAGCTATGCAGCCATTGCCCAGGTGGACATTCAGAGGCAGGAACCAGAAAGTTTGCGCAAGTGGAAGGAGGAGCAGAAGGCTCGCCTCGAAGCATTAG ACTCAGCTTCCAAGGCAGCGGAGGCAGAGTGGAGAGAGAAGGCCAAGAAGGAGCTGGAGGACTGGCATGTCCACCAAAACGAGCAGATGGAGAAGAATAAGACCAACAACAG AGCGTCCGAGGAGGCCTTCCTGGCGGAGACCGACGGCGACAGCCCGGGATCCGAGTGGGAACGAGTGGCGCGCCTGTGCGACTTCAATCCCAAAACCAGCAAGCAGGCGAAGGATGTTTCCCGAATGCGCTCCGTTCTCATCTCTCTAAAACAGACACCTTTAGTCCGCTAA
- the higd2a gene encoding HIG1 domain family member 2A, mitochondrial, protein MAAAAAPAVPDQAPKMQAPGQLPFDPSQAPVIEGFTPVTLAKNESFKEKFLRKTKENPFVPIGCAATAGALLYGLRAFHQGKTRQSQLLMRGRIFAQGFTVVAIIVGIFATSLKPKQ, encoded by the exons ATGGCGGCGGCAGCAGCTCCAGCGGTTCCCGATCAAGCGCCTAAAATGCAGGCACCGGGGCAGTTGCCGTTTGACCCGTCTCAGGCCCCGGTTATCGAAGGCTTCACCCCAGTAACGCTGGCCAAAAATGAGAGCTTTAAGGAAAAGTTCTTGAGGAAAACCAAGGAGAATCCTTTCGTCCCGATAG GTTGTGCAGCAACAGCCGGAGCGCTGCTGTATGGTCTTCGTGCCTTCCACCAAGGAAAAACCAGACAGTCCCAGCTGTTGATGAGGGGTCGTATTTTCGCTCAAGGCTTCACTGTAGTCGCCATCATCGTCGGCATCTTTGCCACATCGTTGAAACCCAAGCAGTGA